The genomic region ATTAAGAGACTCCAAACCGTTcttctccctaacatgtgcgcccaatacagggacctggccgaagaagctgccagggaagtgattgaggagctcttccctcttgatggctcctttccgtgggacagattTGACGAgttgtttgatgacaagctcgaagctaaggaggaagcCGCGAAGGAAAAAGCCAAGGAGGAGGTatgggtgaagaaggaggaagaggcggccgcggagaaggcggcccttgctgaggaggctaaggcggccaaggaggaagccgagaggatgaaggcacCGAGGCCGTGGTCGCCGAGAAAGCCGAGGCCGCCGAGACAGCGACACGGGTCGCCCATTAAGGGACAGTCTTTGCTAACGCGCGATGGCATGGCAAGCAACAGGCATatggagacgggcggtcgtcaccaggctcacccggcgtctcggatagctttagctgttcgggggccaattattaagtctttcctccctgccatcttttggcgcttaaatgatatgtctgtaaccttttgcctttcttttccttgtattttgtacaactttggtaggttgtgttttggcttatccttatggggacggccgtcgtctgtattttcCTTGCTTTGTAACctgatcatttttaataagagtttgcttattctgcctccggcttggccgaggtcttttcttgtctttgtctttgtctgagttgtcttcttacgtcattaattgagcgcttcttttgtttctacctcggcctgaccgaggcagttagaatgcgtatctcaactgtgtttaacgttcctAGGGCGTGTtgatcgctttcgcgagtatcaaccgcGCTGGCAGTGACTGTCATGAAATCTGCTTCCTTATAgtgattgccgtggcgtctacctcttggagtgactgctgcggcgtctacctcttggggtgactgtcgtagcgtctacttcttggggtgactgcgacggtgcttatttcttgatggtgactgccgtggcgtctacctcttggagtgactgttgcggcgtctacctcttggggtgactgccgtagcgtctacttcttggggtgactgcgacggtgcttatttcttgatggtgactgccgtggcgtctacctcttggagtgactgctgcggcgtctacctcttggggtgactgccgtagcgtctacttcttggggtgactgcgacggcgtctgcttcttgatagtgactatgggggaaaatgaacattttgacggaaaacttggacgattcttcattagatagaAACGTgggtcggggtgcccacagttgtcttgggcacctccgccgcttatACAAAATTTTCCCGAGATTGTCAGtgccctaatggctcatcaaaggtgcACCCTCCATGTGTCTCGCCCGGTGTGTCTCGAGGGATCGTCGGACTGGGAATGTCTCGTATCCGGAAGGACTTCAATTTGGCGGTGTCGGCTttcaccctttccaggtatcttactatCCCGTCATCTCGAGCCTCGTACTCTCCACTGATTTGGTTGGCCACCAATAGTGAGCACGTTTTCACCACgacgtgctccgccccggcagccctagctaacttgactccatttatcaccgcctcgtattcggattcgttgtttgaggtcgagagggtaagtttcaaggcgtgctcaaacacgtccccgtttgggctggtgATAAGAATGAcagctcctgagctgttcgccgtgggggACCCGTCAGTAGTTatttcccatacgccgggatgcggctcttcttggtcggtcggggttccttcaaccatgccgacgtCGGTATTCATCGGATCGCCCCCCTGCTGcgaggatgggctcttccccttccctgacttcttcgccactttgagggattgcatgttgcaccctctggcggatatctgggtgttgaccacctcgtccttggagacgagcttatgcgcttctccccggtccgagacgtacatcagtgtcagggcccggattgaCATTACTGCAtcagcctcgctcagagtgacgcggcctatgaggacgttgtaggcggacgagccgtcaatgactacaaactcagataggacattcttcgccgcattcccctcgccgaacatcaccggcagtctgatcaACCACAGGGGTACTAGGCCGGCCCCGAAAAAgctgtacaacggattggtgcaggggctcaagtcttcaaccttcagaccgaggttgagaaagcactccctgaacatgatgttcgtgtaggcgcttgtgtcaatcaggcacctcttgaccaggtggttggatatgttcaagtggactacaagtgggtcgctgtgaggggcgatgactccctcgtagtccttctttccaatagtcatgtcggggatgttggaagcggggaccgctgttttgggcacaaatttgatggcctgatacagctcgttcaggtgtcgtttgtgcccatgagcggacccaccgttctcgttgcccccgatgacaacatggatcactcttatccgttcaaagacggatttcttatttgaaccgccggcctcagtcttttggcctttggcaacatacttgccgaggctccccttccggattagctcttcaatggcattcttggatgcggcgagttgtcgataaggtgaccggtgtggcgtgATATtcacgatcttggctcgtgtcaccgtcccccttcggcttgggggcctttcccacttcggccctcgttcttgcttagggcgaagacctcggcggcgagATGCGACCGGGGGTGTGGCCATTGAACCGTTTCGGTAGTACGatcccgaactccccggcgcccgccgagttctgcttcctggcagacctatcagaccgtgacctattattgtcacggcgtgtttcatccgggttgtcctccggATGGCTCTTCTTCTTTGAGTGCCCAGCCttgctgtggcctacccaggtcttgtgatagtcttccaccttgatggcctggtcggccatcttccttgcggcgtctaagcccaagccgccgcacttgatgagctcgttttttaagtctccccttcggaggcctttcatcgcgaaAGGTCGCCGGCTCATTGTTCGGCTCACGAATctctgaaccttggcgtcgaacctctttacatagcttcggagagactcgcctcctcTCCGCttgatagtcgggaggtccgatgtctccacggccctccttttattgcaagagtattgggctaagaaggcgtcccttaggtcggcataacaaaGATACCAAGCCgtcgggcagccccttgtaccaactcgagccatcccatgcaaggttgttgggaagactcggcactggacttcgtcgggttgctcccacaccgacatgtacgactcaaaggcctcggcatgatcggtggggtcgctatcccctttgtatgtgaacgccagcaactttagcttggttggcacggcggtttcaAGGACGTAGGCATTGAGGGggctgtcgaccacgtgtcgaacgacacgcggcgatcggctcctcgcattcctagtctggctcctctccccgtggcgggaagggcttcttctccgactacggtgggtcgggcttcttcttcgactcggtgagtcgggcttcttctccgactgcGGCGAGTCGGACTTCTCTCACTTCTCCGAGGCGAGGCCTCGTCGGTCTGTcttgcggcgacgccgtcctccgctggtcgggaaggacttaggtctaccactagcactttgggctcctccggcgtcttgacgggGCCGGCTTCTTCCGGTGCTCCATTCgggtctcttggagtcacattctcaGGCCCTGGTCtccggacgggttccgccgctcttgtcggtgtgacggtgtgagccggcgtactaccaattaggtcaGTAGCTTTAGTTtgttgcatcgaccacatgtcccatgatggtgactggttggCAATGCgtggcgtatctggtattattggcatccgtactcggttgaattacccggccggtagagggctgcgcaactccagaaCTGTGGACGGTATTATCTTGGCAGAACtcggtttcgtcagttacgaatacctcttgttgttttgacatcttcttagctttttgggtgggtttttgttttggttttttttgtttgggaatgaatgtgactagcttctagaaTCCGTTCCCACAGACgtcgccaattgttccgggtgtaattccagagcagttatacgttaccacccgtgcttgtagaatgacgtctttagttgaatcctccttgcggtctcctgaaacgatgaacaaactgagggctcggctttggaccgagcgaactcactccgacgctcaagtcagtaaacttagagagataagttgttgttacttggcgaagtatatattgtagagagataagcaagatattaccagatgaatagtgattcttaggttaaattgtggatctcctcctcaatgagagttgatgagtatttatagactttcaccttttgtcacgtagtggccaagtggccaagtggctagcaggtggaaagcgatctacccctcggccgagggacccatggcaggccggcgggcctgtTTGTttactcaccgccgaggggtcttggatatgagttcgcggatgcgTGCCTCGGCGGGCTAGTTGTCcccgccgaggcacaagagacaggccgcaATGTGGCGTCGGTTAGTCACATCTAAAGtttgttgacttctttgtggatatctttgaccttgctcaatatgttgactggtcagcgggtgcagaatatgccccatcagtaattaatggaagttattttagtAGGGTTTTTAGGTAAATAATCATTTGATTTTACAATAATGATTATATAAACGGTTTTATATAAATATTGTTGTATAAAAAtacaactagttttaaacccgtgcaaaattgcgccggtattaatgtttttggatgtatttttttttttttttttacatttctattgtacttattcggtatgtataaaattatttcatagtattatttcatagaatttgttctaagacggaatttgtcgcatgtttatatagccggaattctgaagaaataaatacattacACACTAACgagtcccaccataacatgaatttccaaaaaaaaaaaggctgaattaatgatgtgacacgccctggattgagtattgtcttctgaattaataaagatgagATTATTTAAAaactgatttttttttaaatgaggTAATAAGACACGTAGAGACACGTGCTATATCACATAAACGTGTCAATCAATGACTAAGCTATACCCTAACCATGCACCACGTACCAAGTACCAACAATGAATGCACCTTCATAAAAATCACATATTTACACTTTATTATGACGGTCCAAAATATACACTCAAAACGTAACAATATAAAGTAACAAACCTTGCTATAAAGAAAACTAGCTTAATTTATACTTTATCACTTTGCAAATTAACTACTCCATGATGAAGGTTTTGTTTAAAGTTGGGAGAAATTTTGTAAATGTTTCCAAATTTGGTTCATCACCTCAACATGATTTCATCAACACTACAAGGATTGCAAGCTTCTCCTATGTTAGCCACAACAATGAGGTAATTGAGTAATTATATTGCATGTTTATATACTTTGTCAATAGGCAGTGGCAGATTTAGGGGCTCACCGTGCTGGTCAAGAAAAAACTTGCAAGTTTTAGTTAAAATCCTGAAAACTTTTTTCAGTTATCGTCATGCCATTATTTGTTCGTCCCGCTGAAATTTTTCGCCCCCAACTATAAATCTCGACTATGCCACTCCTGGCACGCAATAGAAGTACCATTATTTGTTCGTCCCGCTAAATTTTTTTACCTTAGAGTAGTTGTACTTTTATTTAGTTGAAACTTCCTTTcagtcatttatttacatttacttTGTAAAGCTAGTctttgtactccctccgtcccctCCCCGgtttcatttgtttatctttaattTTGGCATAAAGATCAGAGAGGACATTTGTAGCTATATATTATTGTGGTGACAAGTGGACAATAGGCTATGTAGATAATTGGATTATCAAATTACCTTTCAATAATATTCTTAATATAGAGAATGAATAAGCAATGGCGAGCCAGGATCTGATTTTAGGGGGCGAAAGAGGGCGAACGACTAATTACATAAGGTGCTCAAAACTATTTTgaatattttcttaaaaaaaacttcgaaaatttcatccgTCAGGGGGCAGTTgcccctgctagccccctagctccaccactgtgataatatgtaaataaatgaccAGTGTATATTGTATAATACCGAGTTGTACTGATACAGAGACTACCATCACAATAATTTAGATTTGACTAGTGATACCTTTGGCTTTGGGTTCTAAGAATCATAAGCATTAACACGTTATTGCACTCACTTTTTTAAAATACGTACTCAGTAGATATGCCAGTTCTACATTTTGAGATATTTATTTCTCTTTTCAATATCGCTTAAAATGAAAATAGATAAACCTACATTAATCCATATTTCTACGATACAATCATCTAATATGCGAGTTGGAGATTTCTTTCATGTAACTTAATGACCACTTAGGTAGTTAATTGAACGCTATTAGTAATCTCGGTCCCTaacgaagttttttttttttttcttttcttctcggtATATGTGAAATCAATATGAACAGCATAATGTTGGTGCACCTCCACCAAGAAGCCCACCCAAGGTCCACTTAACAGTGGATGACCCAAGAGATAACTTGAACATCAAGAAAAACCGGGAACACGACGACATTCGTGAGAGGACCGAGGACGTGACAGAGAAAGCAAAAAGAGGAACAAAAGGCGTAGTTGAGACCGCGTTAAATGCAGGAGCAGCGGTAGCAGAAGGGATGGAGAAGTCTTGGGGAGGCATCAAGGAGACTACAGAGAAGATAAAGGATTCGGTGTTGGGTGATGACGACGAGAATAATGAGAAGCGTTACGGGGATAATATGAGAGGTAGTGATCAAGGTTATGTAGACAAAAATATTGAGGATTTGAGAAGGAAAGCCGGAGGTTACGACCAAAGGCGGTCGCCCTAGATTGACCGTGAAAGATCAAGTCTATGGACATGCGATCCGCATGTCCAGACATCGCGTTTGTTAGGTTGTGTTGATTCTAATTGTTTTGTTAAGTAGACTAGAACTAGTTCTATATTTTCGCTTTCTTCGAAATATGGGTGTAATGGACTTGTCCATGGACCAAATTATATCTCGTTTTTCTGCCATTACTAATTTAGTTAGTATATTACCTCGCACCGAGGTGACTCCAATAGGAGTGCAAGGGAATCGAGACGCCTTTAGAGTTCCTGAAGGGAACTGGTCGAGTTTGTTTTGCTTGTGTTTATGAGCGAGTTATTGTATACGCCTCTAGAGAACGGGCTTGTGGATCCGTCTATCCCCCCGGATTTCTATGCTTTTTCTAATCTTGATTGTGTCGAATAACATCCAAGTCTATGTCTCTGTCTTGTGGTCAATATTAGAGCTAGGGGTAGCTGGCATGGGCGGGTTTGTGCCTTGGACAGCGGTGAATTATAGATTTACGATTTTTTTTCCTAGTTTGCTTAGTCGCTAGTAATGTATCGTATGAGAATGCACCACGGGAAGTAAGCGACAATCTAAGAGACGCTATGCAAGTATcacgagacaaaaaaaaaaacgtaaaaggGCAACCGTTAATTTATATGCCGCAGCAGGATGAGGCAAAATCGACTGACTAATCAGTCTTGGTCTCCTAGTAATGAGGCGTCggagtaagaaaaaaaaaaaagtagatttAGTTTATACATTACGAAAAGTCGTTCAAAATTATCACTATACCGTCTTCGCCACCACGCGTTTTGCGCTGTTCACTTAACCATATGCTTGGTTACCGGGAGACAAAACATAGATAACATAATTCACTTATTTGTGAGAATGTCGCTAGGCACATGTTCATAAAAATCGCTTCAATGAGGGAGATCGGAACAAAATTACCGTATAATGAGAGAACCAATCGATAAAGATCCGAACTATTTTTTACATCGAcgattctaaaggatgattcatgtcagccgatcccaaatcattttgggattaaggctctgatgttattgttgttgttgacgaCTATAGAGACATAACGCGTACACATAGTATAACATGGAACCAACGTACTTTACGGGTTTGGTACCAAAGTTGAAAGCGAAAAGTCGTAAATGCACTAGCAAGAGAGTAAATAGTCGCGAAACGAGTGGACacaacaaagaaaagaaaagatggaAGGGAATAGTACAGATCTCATGAATTTTCACATAGTGTTGCATTAAGTGCCATCAAATGTGCGATAACATTAGTCGTTGTTGAAAGCATACAAGGTACACACCCACATTTATAAAGTCCTTCCTCTTCTCCTTGACTTGTCCCTCTCAATGGGTAACTTTGCTCTTTCTTTTGCTACTCAAAACTACTTTGCATCTCAGATTTCCGATTTTTGTCGGGTTAATATTGTCGAAAGAAACAATTCCGTCTTATTTTTGAAAGAGCATACAATTGTGTGATTATTTTCATTAAACCCGCCTACTTAAAATCGTAAAATGATTTCTTAATAATGATCTTAGGTTGGGAAGATGCAACAACTCGGTGAAAACAAAGTAGACACTGACGGACAACGTTGATCAGTGGTAAATTGGCGATATTGTGATCATCTTCGAGTCCTGCACGCTAGAGACAGGTTAAAACCAAAGAATCTATCTTAAATGCTCATGTAGGATGATATTTGACCTGTTTTAATGTTAAGACGATTAAGAAGTCTTAAGAGAGACTAACTGAAGAATCAAACATAGACCAAAATCAAGTAGCActgatatgaaaaaaaaaaaaggcttgtAACTTTTGGAATCAGTACTATTCCCACTCCAAGCAGTGGTGGAACTAGGGGGGCTAATAGCCTCCCCTGGTGGTTGAGTttttcgaagtttttagttaaatatttcaaaaaaaaaaatcgagtGTGCCTTATATTATTACTCATCCGCCCCCCTAAAATTTCTCCCCCCAAGCACAAATCCTGGTTCCGCCACTGCAACCAAGCAAGATGAAAGTGCATAAAATGTTAAATCGATTAAGGGACATTATAGTCGAGGCTGGGTTTACAAAATTGGTTCGACATCAAAAGCAAAAACCGGTTATAAGAAaccgaaagaagaagaaaaaaaaaaagtgaaaatgtTGTACACTAGTACTAATTTCCTTGAATTGTAGTCCTCATAATAACACTTCAATTCACCCCTTTCTCCCCACATAAATAATACAAAAACTCCCACAATTTTCACAAACATAATTTATCATGGATTTCCAAAAAACCCACATGAGAGGAGACGGCGATATGATTGACGGAggagaaaagaaagagaaaaggttAGGCGGTGGAAAGCGAGGTGGCgttagtggtggtggtggaggcaGTGTTTGTTGCCAAGCTGAGAAATGCACGGTGGAACTAACCGATGCAAAGCGTTACCATCGGCGTCATAAGGTGTGTGAGTTTCATGCTAAGGCACCTTCTGTTCTTGTGTCTGGTCTCAGACAACGTTTCTGTCAACAATGTAGCAGGTCCTCTCTTCACTTTCCCTTTTCTTAAAACAAATTTACATAGTACGCTTTTGAAAATCTATGTTGAAAACGACGACGTATATTCAAGTTAAAACGATATTCACATACGTCAAACTGATACTAGTAGTAAACCCCGGTTTAAGATTTGATCTCGACTCGTCATCAGGGTATAAACGTGCTTCACACGCCCTAAACTGTTGTTCTATCATTCAGAACTTCTAAGGAGTACATAACTCGACCAGCAAATATGTTGGTCTTGACTAGTGGCGAAGCCAGGATTTCTAGTTAGGGGGAGAGAGAAATTTCAGCGGGGGCGAACAAGTAATGATATAACGGAAACTTGAAAAATTTCGGAAATTTTAACCAAACTTGCGAAATTTTCCTTGGCTAGCAGGGGCGCTGTGGGCGAACAAGTAATGATATAACGGAAACTTGAAAAAAAATCGGAAATTTTAACCAAACTTCCGAAATTTTCCTTGGCCAGCGGGGGCCAGggcccctgctagcccccctaAAACCGCCAATGGTCTTGACCCGTGacataaaactccaaaaattcccGCAAATATATGATCAGGATCTTTTAAACTTCGGAGGAAGTGGTTAATATTTACTACTCCCAGAGAATGAATAGCAACTAACTGTCCATTTTATAAATAGGTTTCATGAATTGACGGAATTTGATGAG from Silene latifolia isolate original U9 population chromosome 3, ASM4854445v1, whole genome shotgun sequence harbors:
- the LOC141646989 gene encoding squamosa promoter-binding protein 2-like; this translates as MDFQKTHMRGDGDMIDGGEKKEKRLGGGKRGGVSGGGGGSVCCQAEKCTVELTDAKRYHRRHKVCEFHAKAPSVLVSGLRQRFCQQCSRFHELTEFDEAKRSCRRRLAGHNERRRKTTAESQGEGSSSGRTRAEPANTQCRPSDPVTSRVQMTTYPASSSPTYKQFQIR
- the LOC141646987 gene encoding uncharacterized protein LOC141646987, translating into MMKVLFKVGRNFVNVSKFGSSPQHDFINTTRIASFSYVSHNNEHNVGAPPPRSPPKVHLTVDDPRDNLNIKKNREHDDIRERTEDVTEKAKRGTKGVVETALNAGAAVAEGMEKSWGGIKETTEKIKDSVLGDDDENNEKRYGDNMRGSDQGYVDKNIEDLRRKAGGYDQRRSP